A region from the Dendropsophus ebraccatus isolate aDenEbr1 chromosome 1, aDenEbr1.pat, whole genome shotgun sequence genome encodes:
- the LOC138788444 gene encoding rho crystallin-like: MALTKDTRITLSDGNTMPVLGLGTYAAPDVPRNIGEEATKIAIDLGYRHIDCAYIYGNEVEIGNAIRAKIADGTVKREEIFYTGKLWCTFFSPNLVRKGLEKSLQDLQLDYLDLFIMHWPFALKPTGAEEPSKSDKPFEYDDVDFCATWEALEACKDAGLVKSIGVSNFNKRQLERLLSKPGLKYKPVSNQVECHVYLSQSKLQAYCKSKDIVLVAYSVLGSHRDKNWVDLSTPVLLEDPALASVAAKYNRSPAEVAMRFVLQKGIVVLAKSFSAARLKQNLGVFDFELKPEDMETLEGLDKNLHYGPFKEMKQHPEYPFHDEY; the protein is encoded by the exons atggcGCTCACCAAGGACACCCGCATCACCCTGAGCGATGGAAACACCATGCCCGTCCTAGGACTGGGCACCTATGCTGCTCCTGAT GTCCCGAGAAATATCGGTGAAGAAGCCACAAAAATCGCCATCGATCTCGGCTACAGACACATTGATTGTGCCTACATCTACGGCAACGAGGTTGAGATCGGCAACGCCATCCGGGCAAAGATCGCTGACGGTACAGTGAAAAGAGAGGAGATATTCTACACCGGGAAG cTATGGTGTACGTTTTTTTCTCCCAACCTTGTCCGCAAGGGTCTAGAAAAGTCCCTGCAGGACCTTCAGCTGGATTACCTGGACCTGTTCATCATGCACTGGCCTTTCGCCCTCAAG cCCACAGGAGCCGAGGAGCCCAGCAAATCAGACAAGCCCTTTGAATATGATGACGTAGACTTCTGCGCTACCTGGGAG GCTCTGGAGGCGTGCAAGGACGCCGGTCTGGTGAAGTCCATCGGCGTCTCCAACTTCAACAAAAGGCAACTGGAACGTCTCCTGAGCAAACCAGGACTGAAGTATAAACCAGTCAGTAACCAG GTGGAGTGTCATGTCTACCTGAGTCAGAGTAAGCTGCAGGCGTATTGTAAATCCAAGGATATCGTGCTGGTGGCGTACAGTGTGCTGGGGTCACATAGAGACAAGAACTG GGTGGACCTAAGCACTCCTGTCCTGCTGGAGGATCCCGCCCTGGCCAGTGTGGCAGCAAAGTACAACCGTTCTCCAGCAGAGGTCGCTATGCGCTTCGTCCTCCAGAAGGGGATCGTGGTATTGGCCAAAAGCTTCTCTGCTGCCCGACTGAAGCAAAACCTTGGG GTGTTTGACTTTGAGCTGAAGCCTGAGGACATGGAAACTTTAGAAGGACTGGATAAAAACCTGCATTATGGACCTTTTAAGGA aaTGAAGCAGCACCCCGAGTATCCCTTCCATGATGAGTACTGA
- the LOC138788480 gene encoding estradiol 17 beta-dehydrogenase 5-like — MASSFVLMSDGNRMPVIGFGTYATNEVPKSQAEESVKLALDIGYRHIDCASIYGNEVEVGRAIRAKIADGVLRREDVFYTTKLWLTDQSPERVRPSLEKSLKDLQLDYADLFLIHSPMELKPGEERYPMDENGKVIYHNTDIRDTWKAMEECIDSGLVKSIGVSNFNRRQIELILNMEGLKHKPVCNQVECHIYFNQSKLLEFCKSRDIVLVAFSVLGSSRDAGWIDQNSPYVLQDPVLIEIAKKYGRSPAQVALRHLLQRDIVVLPKSFTPQRIKENFEVFDFQLSDVDMETLNQLDRNMRYTNGRLWQDHPKCPYFDDY, encoded by the exons GTCCCCAAGAGTCAAGCAGAAGAATCTGTGAAACTAGCCCTCGATATTGGTTACCGTCACATTGACTGTGCATCGATATACGGCAATGAGGTGGAAGTTGGTCGAGCAATCAGGGCAAAAATTGCCGATGGCGTCCTGAGGAGAGAAGACGTCTTCTACACCACCAAG cTGTGGCTGACTGACCAGAGTCCGGAGAGAGTCCGTCCTTCCCTGGAGAAATCCTTGAAAGATCTACAGTTAGACTACGCTGACCTATTCCTCATCCACAGCCCCATGGAACTCAAG CCAGGAGAGGAGCGCTACCCGATGGATGAAAATGGAAAAGTGATTTATCACAACACTGACATCCGTGACACGTGGAAG GCTATGGAGGAGTGCATAGACTCCGGGCTGGTCaaatccattggggtctcaaaTTTTAACCGGCGGCAGATAGAACTGATCCTGAACATGGAAGGATTGAAGCACAAGCCGGTCTGTAACCAG GTGGAATGCCACATCTACTTCAATCAGAGTAAATTACTGGAGTTCTGCAAGTCACGTGACATCGTTCTGGTAGCCTTTAGCGTTTTGGGGTCCAGTCGAGATGCCGGCTG GATAGATCAGAACAGTCCCTACGTCCTTCAAGATCCAGTCTTGATTGAAATTGCTAAAAAGTATGGACGAAGCCCCGCTCAAGTGGCGTTGAGGCATCTTCTGCAACGAGACATTGTAGTGCTTCCAAAAAGCTTCACTCCACAAAGGATCAAGGAGAActttgag GTTTTTGACTTTCAGTTAAGTGATGTAGACATGGAGACTCTGAATCAGCTGGACAGAAACATGCGCTATACCAATGGACGCTT GTGGCAAGACCATCCAAAATGTCCATACTTTGATGACTATTGA